One genomic window of Caldibacillus debilis DSM 16016 includes the following:
- a CDS encoding bifunctional folylpolyglutamate synthase/dihydrofolate synthase, producing the protein MFETPEEVIGWLDNRLKFGIKPGLERMERLMAALGHPERYIRAVHVGGTNGKGSTVAFLRAIVEEAGLEAGTFTSPHMDHPCERIAVNGRPIGGKDLIACAEAVLPAVERLDREGNPPTEFEILTAMALHYFAFVHPVDVAIFEVGLGGRLDSTNVLHPLVSVITNVGHDHMNILGSTLKEIAAEKAGIIKNGVPLVTAARGEALETVAGTAKEKRAAVYRLGKQFQYTDLGPAENGERFSLQLVFKTFPDLEIGMFGRHQLENASLAAMAAYLLQTYYSFFIEDEHIAEGLKKAEWKGRFQIVSRRPLVILDGAHNPEGTASLSETFQRHFPDKKATVLFSALKDKPLAEMIAILDQLGGKLVFTEFSHPRGERAERLLSLSRAADKRAVKDWKGELARLIGGLTGEEALIVTGSLYFIAAVHPVVQKILKL; encoded by the coding sequence ATGTTTGAAACACCGGAAGAAGTCATCGGATGGTTGGACAACCGTTTGAAATTCGGCATAAAACCCGGGCTGGAACGGATGGAGCGTCTCATGGCCGCGCTGGGCCATCCCGAAAGATATATCCGTGCGGTCCATGTCGGGGGGACGAACGGAAAGGGGTCAACCGTCGCCTTTTTACGGGCGATTGTTGAAGAAGCGGGTCTGGAGGCGGGCACCTTCACCTCCCCCCATATGGATCATCCTTGCGAACGGATCGCCGTAAACGGCAGGCCCATCGGCGGAAAGGATCTGATCGCCTGCGCCGAAGCGGTCCTTCCCGCCGTCGAAAGGTTGGACCGCGAGGGCAATCCGCCGACGGAATTTGAGATCTTGACGGCGATGGCCTTGCATTATTTCGCCTTCGTTCATCCCGTCGACGTCGCCATTTTTGAAGTCGGGCTCGGCGGCCGGCTCGATTCGACGAACGTCCTCCATCCCCTTGTCTCGGTCATTACCAACGTCGGCCACGATCATATGAACATTTTGGGTTCCACGTTAAAAGAGATCGCCGCGGAAAAGGCGGGGATCATCAAAAACGGGGTGCCCCTGGTCACCGCGGCGCGAGGGGAAGCGTTGGAAACGGTTGCCGGAACGGCCAAAGAGAAGCGCGCTGCGGTCTACCGGCTGGGAAAACAATTTCAATATACGGATCTCGGCCCCGCGGAAAACGGGGAAAGATTTTCGCTGCAGCTGGTCTTTAAGACCTTTCCGGATCTGGAGATCGGCATGTTCGGGCGCCATCAGCTGGAAAATGCTTCCCTCGCCGCGATGGCCGCTTACCTGTTGCAGACCTACTATTCCTTTTTCATCGAAGACGAGCATATTGCCGAAGGTTTGAAGAAAGCGGAATGGAAAGGGAGATTCCAGATCGTCTCCCGGCGCCCCCTGGTGATATTGGACGGGGCCCACAATCCCGAAGGGACAGCGAGTCTGTCAGAAACATTCCAACGGCATTTTCCGGACAAAAAAGCGACCGTCCTCTTTTCCGCTTTAAAAGACAAACCGCTGGCGGAAATGATCGCCATCCTCGATCAATTGGGCGGAAAACTCGTCTTTACCGAATTTTCCCATCCCCGCGGGGAAAGGGCGGAACGGCTGCTTTCCCTTTCCCGCGCCGCCGATAAGCGGGCCGTGAAGGATTGGAAGGGGGAATTGGCGCGGCTGATCGGGGGCTTGACCGGGGAGGAGGCCCTGATCGTGACCGGCTCCTTGTATTTTATCGCGGCCGTCCATCCTGTTGTGCAAAAAATATTAAAATTGTAA
- a CDS encoding sensor domain-containing diguanylate cyclase, with protein sequence MVIGRKKKWIIWLAWAVVVPASFLYASQVSPLPSSFNAGDFIILVLLMIPAALLPVIINQTPISFTQWIVLVVFLQFGLLAEMILTQFSILITMIRLRLSRDQYFRFPLNSAMFSAVSVLSGTVYYLLGGTHNPGASVDVSFFLLAFVYVFAYYLLNQLFFNFIHSFIYSVKISFFSKDLVWETLSLFVAYPIGVILYILYNSAGNISVLLVGIPVILMLLVLHNYNRASIMNEYLQKAVELGHRLTEKLKFDEVLEIFVKNVLKMFPANYLYILEVVDDERLEYIRCYEKGEFAEVKPPPLKKNEGIGGLVWSAKRGMLFHERREWQQMEKEGFPDDLESLLAVPMMKNNRVTGVILLGSKRKRVYDKFQLAIFDILCSYLAISLDNAKHYEKTKDESIRCPLTKLYNARYFHDKLEEIFEKLRNGEMPSVSLLLIDIDHFKMVNDTYGHQSGNEILCQMADLLKSIIQSKGIVARYGGEEFAVILPGYKKEEASSFAEYIRKTIESRSFVMYNDLAEVRRKLSVRVTVSIGVSAAPADTDEPMALLRCADRALYIGAKRVGRNKVAKYVI encoded by the coding sequence ATGGTGATCGGCCGGAAAAAGAAATGGATCATTTGGTTGGCGTGGGCGGTTGTTGTTCCTGCCAGTTTCCTTTACGCCTCCCAGGTTTCTCCCCTGCCATCGAGTTTCAACGCCGGGGACTTTATTATTTTAGTCCTGCTTATGATCCCCGCCGCCTTATTGCCGGTCATTATCAACCAGACGCCGATCTCCTTTACCCAATGGATCGTCCTCGTGGTATTTTTGCAATTCGGCCTGCTGGCGGAAATGATTTTGACCCAGTTCTCCATCCTCATTACCATGATCCGCCTTCGCTTGTCGAGGGACCAATATTTTCGTTTTCCCTTAAATTCCGCCATGTTTTCCGCCGTATCGGTTTTAAGCGGGACGGTCTACTATCTTTTGGGCGGAACCCACAATCCGGGGGCTTCCGTCGACGTTTCATTCTTTTTGCTGGCGTTTGTCTATGTCTTCGCCTATTATCTTTTGAACCAGCTGTTTTTCAATTTCATCCATTCATTTATTTATTCGGTCAAAATTTCATTTTTTTCAAAGGATTTGGTTTGGGAGACCCTTTCCTTGTTCGTCGCCTATCCGATCGGCGTGATCTTATACATTTTGTACAATTCGGCCGGAAACATCAGCGTGCTCCTGGTGGGCATTCCCGTCATCCTGATGCTGCTCGTTTTGCATAACTACAACCGGGCGAGCATCATGAACGAATATTTGCAGAAGGCCGTGGAACTGGGACACCGGCTGACGGAAAAATTAAAATTCGATGAGGTGCTCGAGATTTTCGTTAAAAACGTGCTGAAAATGTTTCCCGCCAATTACTTGTACATTCTGGAAGTCGTGGACGATGAACGGCTGGAATATATCCGCTGCTATGAAAAAGGGGAATTTGCTGAGGTGAAGCCGCCGCCGCTGAAAAAGAACGAAGGGATCGGCGGCCTCGTCTGGTCGGCGAAAAGAGGGATGCTGTTCCATGAAAGAAGGGAATGGCAGCAGATGGAGAAGGAAGGGTTTCCCGATGACCTGGAAAGCCTTCTCGCCGTTCCCATGATGAAAAACAATCGCGTCACCGGCGTGATCCTTTTGGGATCGAAGAGGAAAAGGGTATATGACAAGTTTCAACTGGCCATTTTCGACATCCTCTGCTCCTATTTGGCCATCTCGCTGGATAACGCCAAACATTACGAGAAGACAAAGGATGAAAGCATCAGATGCCCGTTGACGAAACTGTACAACGCCCGCTATTTTCACGACAAGCTGGAGGAAATTTTCGAAAAGTTAAGAAACGGGGAGATGCCATCCGTTTCCCTTTTATTGATCGATATCGACCATTTTAAAATGGTCAATGATACTTACGGGCATCAAAGCGGAAATGAAATATTGTGCCAAATGGCGGATCTGCTGAAATCGATCATCCAATCGAAGGGAATCGTGGCAAGATACGGCGGGGAGGAGTTTGCGGTCATCCTGCCCGGCTACAAGAAGGAAGAGGCCAGTTCCTTTGCCGAATACATCCGCAAGACGATCGAGAGCCGTTCCTTCGTCATGTACAACGATCTGGCGGAAGTCAGGCGGAAATTGAGCGTGCGCGTTACCGTGAGCATCGGCGTTTCAGCCGCCCCCGCGGATACGGACGAACCGATGGCCCTGCTGCGCTGCGCGGACCGGGCCCTGTATATCGGCGCAAAGCGGGTCGGCCGCAATAAAGTGGCCAAATACGTGATTTAG
- a CDS encoding PulJ/GspJ family protein → MNRRIRKRWENNEGLTLIETVASLALMSVILLVVFSVLYGGIQAYGRSMEEAKLRDEADYIMANFIEGIFTLKASEVEKTALPESGTNNYYFQKKNGEKTGFIDGKAVVNGRALPPLNDGVRLDEDSRTESLGDGKFRITLSLKSKKFEEHLELTSILSLIDDTKGGEK, encoded by the coding sequence ATGAACCGTAGGATCCGGAAAAGATGGGAAAATAACGAAGGCCTCACGCTCATCGAAACCGTCGCCAGCCTGGCGCTGATGTCCGTGATCCTGCTCGTCGTCTTTTCCGTCCTGTACGGGGGAATCCAGGCGTACGGCCGGTCGATGGAAGAGGCGAAACTGCGGGATGAAGCCGACTACATCATGGCGAATTTCATCGAAGGGATCTTCACCCTAAAGGCGAGCGAAGTGGAAAAAACGGCTTTGCCCGAAAGCGGGACGAACAACTACTATTTTCAAAAGAAAAACGGGGAAAAGACCGGTTTCATCGACGGAAAGGCGGTGGTGAACGGCCGCGCGCTCCCGCCTTTGAACGACGGCGTCCGCCTCGATGAGGATTCGCGGACCGAAAGCCTGGGCGACGGAAAATTCCGCATTACGTTGAGCCTGAAATCAAAAAAGTTTGAGGAGCATTTGGAATTAACGAGCATTCTCAGCTTGATCGACGATACGAAAGGGGGAGAAAAATGA